ACCGGCACCTGCATCACGAAGCGAATTCAACACGATGAAATCGAGGTTTTTCCGCTTCAACTTGCTTTCGGCATTCGTCGCTTCATTGTTCGTTTCCAATGCAAAGCCGACCAATACCTGCCCTTCCCGCTTGATAGCTCCTAAAGAAGCAGCGATATCCTTATTCGGAACCAGGTGCAGCGTCATCTCGCCCTTGCTTTCGCGTTTGATCTTTTCATCCGCTTGCGTCTCCGGACGGTAATCGGCTACTGCCGCACATAAAATACCGGCATCCGCATCCGGAAAGGCTGCCATAGCCGCCTCGTACATCTCTTCGGCGGACTCCACATCCACCCGATGTATATTCGGATGCACGGTTGTCAGCGATACCGGACCGGCAATCAATGTGACCTCCGCCCCTTGCTGTGCACAAGCCTCCGCCAGTGCAAATCCCATCTTCCCGGAAGAATAGTTACCTATAAAACGTACGGGATCAATCTTTTCGTGCGTCGGACCGGCTGTTATTACAATCTTTTTTTTTTCAAGAACGGTTCGGGAAGCAAAAAACTCTTCCAAAACGGCAATGATCTTGTCCGGTTCTTCCATTCTGCCCTTGCCTACGAGATGACTTGCCAACTCGCCTTCGGCAGGTTCGATAATATGGTTTCCGAAAGAACGGAGACGTTCCAGATTCTGTTGTGTAGAAGGATGGGCAAACATATCCAGGTCCATTGCCGGAGCCACAAACACCGGAGCTTTACATGACAGATAAGTCGTAATCAGCATATTATCTGCGATACCGTTCGCCATCTTACCGATTGTCGAAGCTGTTGCCGGAGCAACCAGCATGGCATCCGCCCATAATCCAAGATCGACATGACTGTTCCAAGAACCGTCACGGTTAGAGAAGAACTCGCTGATAACCGGCTTACTACTTAAAGCAGAAAGCGTTATCGGTGTAATGAACTCTTTTCCTGCCGGAGTGATCACAACTTGCACTTCAGCTCCTTTTTTTACCAATGCACGGATGATGTAAGCCGCCTTATAAGCCGCTATACTTCCTGTAATTCCCAGTATGATATGTTTACCTTTCAGCATCATTGTTGTTATTCAAATAAACACTCATCCGAAAGGGATTTTAATTTCATTCGGATGAAATCCGATTTTCTTCCGAATGAAATTTATTTTCCTTCCGGATGTATCTTTTTCTTATAAGCGCAACATCAGGATGTCACGTGTTACCTTACTGTCAATATTATGATGTTCACCCAAATGCCAGCCCTGCTTGTCTACCGGAGCTGCAAGTGCATCCAAATCGCTTTCTTTGATGCCGCATTCGCTTAAACGGGTTTTCAGTCCCATACGACGGAAAAAGTCTTCGCAGGCCGTAATCGTTTTACGGGCACGTTCTTCTTCCGTTCCTTCAGTGATACCGAAGACAACTTCACCCATACGGGCTAGTTTGGCTTGCTTTTCCTTGAACATATAGGTCATTACACCCGGCAAAAGGATAGCCAGCGTCTGTGCATGATCCAAACCGAACTGGGCTGTCAACGCATATCCCATACGGTGAGACGACCAATCCTGCGGAACGCCTTGTCCGATCCATACATTCAGCGCATTGGTGGCTGCCCACATCAGGTTGGCACGAATATCATAATCCTGCGGATGATCCAAAACCTTGATACCCTCGTCATAGATCACTTTCATCAGACCTTCGGAAAAGGCATCCTGCACTTTGGCATTCACCGGATAGGTAAGATATTGTTCTACAACATGGATAAAGGAATCGACAACGCCGTTGGCGACTTGTCTTGCCGGTAATGAATAAGTCACTTCCGGATCGAGTACGGCAAACTGCGGGAATACCAGCGGACTTGCGAAATTCAGTTTCTCACGGGTTTCCGCACGCGAAATGACAGAACGTTCATTCATTTCGGAACCGGTTGCCGACAACGTCAATACAACGCCCAGGGGCAATGCTTTTTTGATAACGCCCCCTTTGGAAAGAATATCCCAGGGTTCGCCTTCGTAATAATAGGCTGCTGCAATAAATTTAGTAGCGTCGATAACGGAGCCACCTCCTACTGCCAGCAGGAAATCAATTTTCTTTTCTTTTACAATCTCTACCGCTTTCATGCAGGTTTCATAATGCGGATTGGCTTCGATACCCGGAAATTCGGTTACTTCAAAACCTTCCAACGCATTTGTTACCTGGTCGTAGATACCGTTTTTCTTAATACTTCCGCCTCCATAAACCATCAGTACCTTGCTTCCGGCAGGAATCAGCGCGGATAAACGTGCAATCGTACCTTTCCCGAATACTACTTTTACAGGATTGGCAAACTCAAAGTTGTTCATTGCTGTTATTTCGAATTAAAACCTCTCAATTTGATTTCGGTAAGCACTTTCTTCGTATTCAACGGGAAATCGCCATTCATGATCCAAGAATAATAACCCGGGTCGTTCTTCAGCACCTCTTCCACCAGCTTGCCTTTGTATTTACCGAAATTGATGACTTCTTTACCATCTTCATTGTAAACCATACGGCCTGCAAAATCCACATTATTGGTGAAGCTGGAATATTTGGAAAGAAATTCCATATCGTTCTGCAAATCATCCGGATAACGGTCGAGCTGTGCTTTCAAAATCTCATAAGTCGCCATTGTATCGGCTTCTGCAGTATGAGCATTTTCCAGGCTCTTATCGCAATAAAACTTATAAGCGGCAGAAAGCGTACGTTGTTCCATCTTATGGAAAATAGTCTGCACATCGATAAACTTACGCTTGTTCAGGTCGATATCCACTCCCGCACGAAGAAATTCTTCAGCCAGCAAAGGTATATCGAAGCGGTTGGAATTATATCCTGCCAAATCACAGCCTTCAATCTGCGCAGCCAGTGATTTTGCTATTTCTTTAAAGGTTGGGCAATCTTTTACGTCTTCATCCGTAATGCCGTGGATCGCTGTCGATTCCGGTGGAATGGGCATTTCCGGGTTGATACGTCTCGTTTTACACTCTTCTTTGCCGTTAGGGTGAACCTTCACAAAAGAGATTTCAACGATACGGTCTTTGACGATATTTATACCCGTAGTCTCCAGGTCAAAGAAGACTAACGGGTTTCTCAGGTTTAATTGCATTTTTTATTTATTAGTCATTCAACATCATTGGCATAAGCAGCATCAGCTGGTCTTCGTTCTCTTCATTTTCAGCAGGAACGATCAGGCCGGCACGTGAGGGATCTGCCAATTCAAGAATTACTTCTTCCGAATTGATGTTACTTAATATTTCAATCAGATAGGTTGCCTTGAAACCGATATTCAGTTCAGTTCCGTCAAACTGGCAAACGATCTTTTCTTCAGCGGAAGTAGAAAAATCGATATCCTGTGCGGAAACAACCATTTCGCTTTCCTTCAACTGCAGCTTAACCAGGCTGCTTGCCGGATTAGAGAACACGGATACACGCTTCAAGGCGTTCAAGAAAGATACACGGTCGATTGTTACCTTGAACGGATTGTCCTGCGGAATCACACTGTTGTAATTCGGATAACGGCCTTCTATCAGGCGGCAAACCATTTCGAAGTTTACACAGCTTACATAAGCATTGTTATCATCGAATTTGATATTCACCATCTCTGTTTCTTTACCCAACAGATTCTTCAATAAGTTAGCCGGCTTTTTCGGCAAAATAAAAGAAGCTCTTTCGGGTGATTTCACTGACAGATTACGCAAGCGAACCAGTTTGTGTCCGTCTGATGCGACAAAAGTCAGATCATCGGTATGGATATCGAAATAGACTCCGTTCATCACCGGGCGAAGCTCATCGTCGGCTGTAGCAAAAAGCGAGCGACTGATGCCGTTCAATAACATCTGTGAATTGACGATGATAGCGATAGCATTATCATTCAACGGCTTTTGTTGCGGGTAAGTATCTCCTTTCTGGCCGATGAAATTGTATTTACCGTTCTGGAAATGGATAAAGATCTCCAGGTTCTCGTCGTTAATATCAAAAGTAAGCGGTTGTTCAGGCAGCTCCTTCAAAGGATCGAGCAGAATCTTGGCAGAAACGGCGAAAAGTCCGGTTCCTTTTGCATTCATCACCTCAACAGAAGTAACCAGACGTGTTTCAGCATCCGAAGCTGTTATAGTCAGTTTATTACCATCAAGGTCGAACAGGAAGCTGTCGAGGATCGGTAAAGAATTCTTAGACGCAATAACTTTGCTGATAGACTGCAAACGTGATAACAGCGCAGTGCTGGATACATCAAATCTCATGGTTCTTAATTGTTTATATTATTAATTTTATTATTGTACATTATTTAGTGACGCGTCGTCAACGCCCATACAAAAGTAAAAAAATATTTGATTCTATCCATTATAATCTCCGTTACTTTTCTCTTGATAGAAAAGTAACCAAAAGTAACATACCAAATATGAAAACAAAAAGAGGTCCTCCATGACGAAGGACCTCTTTTCTATATATCTTATTACGAAAGATTATTTCGCAAAATAATCTTTTACTGCTTCGTTAGGAATCATTTCTTCCTGGAAGATGTAAGCACCAGTTTTCGGAGACTTAACCATTTTAATTACTTTTGAATAAGTACGGCCGTCACCTTTCTTAAATGTTGCAACTGCTTTTTTTGCCATCGTTTAAAATCTCCTATTACTTAATTTCTTTGTGTAAAGTCATCTTCTTCAGAATCGGATTGTACTTCATCAGTTCCAATCTCTGAGTTGTATTTTTTCTATTCTTTGTAGTGATGTATCTGGATGTACCCGGCATACCACTTTCTTTGTGTTCAGTACATTCAAGAATAACCTGAACTCTGTTACCTTTTGCTTTCTTTGCCATTTCTTCTTTTCCTCCAAATTAAGCGTTTAAATAACCTTTTTCAGCTGCTTTTTTAATTGCTGCATCTAAGCCCAGCTTATTGATAGTACGCAAGCCTGCGGCTGAAATATTCAGGCTAACCCAACAATCCTGTTCTACCCAGTAGAACTTCTTAGTAAACAGGTTAACATCAAACTTACGTTTCGTTCTTCTCTTAGAGTGAGAAACGTTGTTGCCAACCATTGCTTTCTTTCCGGTAATTTGACAAATTTTAGACATTGCTATCTTCTTTTTTTATTAACGCAATAAATTAATTACAACTCCTGCTATCTGTCTTCCCTTCCGAACTAGCATCATGATCAGAACGAAGATTCTAATAGAGTTTCTCTCTTTACAGGGCGCAAAGGTAAAAATTATTTTTGATTCTACCATACAAATCTCCGATAAATTTTACCTATACTTACATATGTATTCCTGTGCAACAAAAATACAACTTTATTGGTTTTACTAATAATAATAAACATAAATACTTACGTAAAAATGGCTAGAAATTTTAAAGAAGCAGTAGAACACAGGAGAACATACTATCACATCACTAACAGCTCTCCTATTTCAGACAATGAGATTAAAGAGATCATCGCATTTGCAGTGAAAAACGTACCTTCCGCTTTCAACTCGCAATCGTCACGGGTAGTTCTTCTTTTAGGAAAGAACCATAAGAAGTTTTGGGATATCACAAAAGAAGCATTAAAAGCGATTGTTCCGGCAGAAGCATTTGAAAAAACGCTTGCAAAGATCAATACCAGCTTCGACTGCGGGTATGGAACTATTTTATACTTTGAAGATATGGCAGTTGTAGAAAACTTACAGAAAGCTTTTCCGAGTTACAAAGATAATTTCCCTATCTGGTCACAACAAACTTCCGCCATGCATCAGTTCGCTATTTGGACGATGTTGGAAGATGCCGGCCTGGGTGCTTCCCTGCAACATTACAATCCGTTAATCGATGAAATGGTGCAAAATGAATGGAAACTCGACCCGAACTGGAAGCTGATCGCACAAATGCCGTTCGGTACACCGACCGAAGGACCGGGAGGAAAAGAATTCGACCCGATGGGAGAACGTTTCCTTACTTTTGAATAATTAAAACGAAAGGTTATGAAATATGACATAGCCATTATCGGAGGAGGACCCGCCGGCTATACAGCCGGTGAACGGGCCGCCGAGAATGGATTAAAAACAATACTCTTTGAAAAGAATGCCATTGGCGGAGTCTGCCTGAACGAAGGTTGTATTCCTACCAAGACATTATTATATTCAGCAAAAATACTGGATAGCATAAAG
This is a stretch of genomic DNA from Parabacteroides chongii. It encodes these proteins:
- the coaBC gene encoding bifunctional phosphopantothenoylcysteine decarboxylase/phosphopantothenate--cysteine ligase CoaBC, whose product is MLKGKHIILGITGSIAAYKAAYIIRALVKKGAEVQVVITPAGKEFITPITLSALSSKPVISEFFSNRDGSWNSHVDLGLWADAMLVAPATASTIGKMANGIADNMLITTYLSCKAPVFVAPAMDLDMFAHPSTQQNLERLRSFGNHIIEPAEGELASHLVGKGRMEEPDKIIAVLEEFFASRTVLEKKKIVITAGPTHEKIDPVRFIGNYSSGKMGFALAEACAQQGAEVTLIAGPVSLTTVHPNIHRVDVESAEEMYEAAMAAFPDADAGILCAAVADYRPETQADEKIKRESKGEMTLHLVPNKDIAASLGAIKREGQVLVGFALETNNEATNAESKLKRKNLDFIVLNSLRDAGAGFRCDTNKISIIDRQGESVSYPLKSKQGVAADIVNKLATLLK
- a CDS encoding iron-containing alcohol dehydrogenase, coding for MNNFEFANPVKVVFGKGTIARLSALIPAGSKVLMVYGGGSIKKNGIYDQVTNALEGFEVTEFPGIEANPHYETCMKAVEIVKEKKIDFLLAVGGGSVIDATKFIAAAYYYEGEPWDILSKGGVIKKALPLGVVLTLSATGSEMNERSVISRAETREKLNFASPLVFPQFAVLDPEVTYSLPARQVANGVVDSFIHVVEQYLTYPVNAKVQDAFSEGLMKVIYDEGIKVLDHPQDYDIRANLMWAATNALNVWIGQGVPQDWSSHRMGYALTAQFGLDHAQTLAILLPGVMTYMFKEKQAKLARMGEVVFGITEGTEEERARKTITACEDFFRRMGLKTRLSECGIKESDLDALAAPVDKQGWHLGEHHNIDSKVTRDILMLRL
- a CDS encoding 3'-5' exonuclease, producing the protein MQLNLRNPLVFFDLETTGINIVKDRIVEISFVKVHPNGKEECKTRRINPEMPIPPESTAIHGITDEDVKDCPTFKEIAKSLAAQIEGCDLAGYNSNRFDIPLLAEEFLRAGVDIDLNKRKFIDVQTIFHKMEQRTLSAAYKFYCDKSLENAHTAEADTMATYEILKAQLDRYPDDLQNDMEFLSKYSSFTNNVDFAGRMVYNEDGKEVINFGKYKGKLVEEVLKNDPGYYSWIMNGDFPLNTKKVLTEIKLRGFNSK
- the dnaN gene encoding DNA polymerase III subunit beta — encoded protein: MRFDVSSTALLSRLQSISKVIASKNSLPILDSFLFDLDGNKLTITASDAETRLVTSVEVMNAKGTGLFAVSAKILLDPLKELPEQPLTFDINDENLEIFIHFQNGKYNFIGQKGDTYPQQKPLNDNAIAIIVNSQMLLNGISRSLFATADDELRPVMNGVYFDIHTDDLTFVASDGHKLVRLRNLSVKSPERASFILPKKPANLLKNLLGKETEMVNIKFDDNNAYVSCVNFEMVCRLIEGRYPNYNSVIPQDNPFKVTIDRVSFLNALKRVSVFSNPASSLVKLQLKESEMVVSAQDIDFSTSAEEKIVCQFDGTELNIGFKATYLIEILSNINSEEVILELADPSRAGLIVPAENEENEDQLMLLMPMMLND
- a CDS encoding DUF4295 domain-containing protein; the encoded protein is MAKKAVATFKKGDGRTYSKVIKMVKSPKTGAYIFQEEMIPNEAVKDYFAK
- the rpmG gene encoding 50S ribosomal protein L33; translated protein: MAKKAKGNRVQVILECTEHKESGMPGTSRYITTKNRKNTTQRLELMKYNPILKKMTLHKEIK
- the rpmB gene encoding 50S ribosomal protein L28; this translates as MSKICQITGKKAMVGNNVSHSKRRTKRKFDVNLFTKKFYWVEQDCWVSLNISAAGLRTINKLGLDAAIKKAAEKGYLNA
- a CDS encoding nitroreductase family protein, with the translated sequence MARNFKEAVEHRRTYYHITNSSPISDNEIKEIIAFAVKNVPSAFNSQSSRVVLLLGKNHKKFWDITKEALKAIVPAEAFEKTLAKINTSFDCGYGTILYFEDMAVVENLQKAFPSYKDNFPIWSQQTSAMHQFAIWTMLEDAGLGASLQHYNPLIDEMVQNEWKLDPNWKLIAQMPFGTPTEGPGGKEFDPMGERFLTFE